In one Motacilla alba alba isolate MOTALB_02 chromosome 7, Motacilla_alba_V1.0_pri, whole genome shotgun sequence genomic region, the following are encoded:
- the FKBP7 gene encoding peptidyl-prolyl cis-trans isomerase FKBP7, producing the protein MGRGLSLLLLPLALLAAPARAEGGTTAAEEVQIEVLHLPETCSPKSKKGDLLNAHYDGFLASDGSKFYCSRTQNEGHPKWFVLGVGQVIKGLDIAMMNMCPGEKRKVTIPPSLAYGQQGYAQGKIPPNATLIFEIELYAVNKGPRSVEAFNQIDKDGDKKLSELEISQYLKEEFARDGKKRHPSAHDEILADIFKKNDHDGDGFISAKEYNVYQHDEL; encoded by the exons ATGGGTCGGGGGCtgagcctgctcctgctgccgctGGCGCTGCtggcggccccggcgcgggcCGAGGGCGGCACGACGGCAGCGGAGGAGGTTCAGATAGAGGTGCTGCACCTCCCCGAGACCTGCAGCCCGAAGAGCAAGAAGGGCGACCTGCTGAACGCGCACTATGACGGATTCCTGGCCAGCGACGGATCCAAGTTTTACTGCAG tcGGACGCAAAATGAAGGTCATCCGAAATGGTTTGTTCTGGGTGTTGGACAAGTCATAAAAGGCTTAGATATTGCTATGATGAATATGTGTCCTGGAGAAAAACGGAAAGTGACAATTCCTCCATCGTTAGCATACGGACAGCAGGGATATG CACAGGGCAAGATTCCACCCAATGCAACGCTGATCTTTGAGATTGAACTTTATGCAGTAAATAAAGGACCTCGTAGTGTTGAGGCATTTAATCAAATAGACAAAGACGGTGACAAGAAACTCTCTGAACTTGAG aTAAGCCAGTATTTGAAAGAAGAATTTGCAAGAGATGGCAAAAAACGTCATCCTTCTGCCCATGATGAAATCTTAGCTGATATATTTAAGAAGAATGACCATGATGGAGATGGCTTCATATCAGCAAAGGAGTACAATGTCTACCAGCATGATGAACTCtaa
- the PJVK gene encoding pejvakin, whose amino-acid sequence MFAAATKNFVKQVGDGGRLVPVPSLSEADRYQPLSLVIKKRKCLLSKKSKFASTPFTLKDILQGEKEISAGVSSYQLLNYEDKSDVSLNGRRGNQIMNDVGFDVAGSDSVAFKASFGIVTKHEVEVPTLLKELTTRKINFDHCLVHQSRKSRMEILCVVMESIRTTRQCSLTVHTGMRGETMRFHIIEDQNYKGRDKAIVFPAHTTIAFSVFELYIHLDGNFELCVTPIAKGGFEREKSGSSSLTKFRRLKNNLFHRNKGVVEIVANSDPYLEDLFADYYEKAASMTDLSTSYLRDGSHIRINLLNNNIPKGPCVLCGMGSTKRETVYGCLECSFNGQKYVRLHAVPCFDLWHKRMK is encoded by the exons ATGTTTGCTGCTGCAACCAAAAACTTCGTTAAACAGGTTGGTGATGGAGGAAGATTagttccagtgcccagcctcaGTGAAGCTGACAGATACCAACCTCTGAGCcttgtgattaaaaaaagaaaatgcttgctttcaaaaaaatctaaatttgcTTCAACACCTTTCACATTAAAAGACATTCTTCAAGGGGAGAAAGAAATTTCTGCAG GTGTCTCGTCTTACCAGTTGCTCAACTATGAAGACAAATCAGATGTTTCACTTAATGGCAGAAGAGGAAATCAGATAATGAATGATGTTGGTTTTGATGTTGCTGGATCAGATTCTGTTGCCTTTAAAGCTTCATTTGGCATAGTGACCAAACACGAAGTTGAAGTACCAACATTACTGAAAGAACTTACTACAAG aaaaataaactttgatCATTGTCTAGTCCATCAATCAAGAAAAAGTAGGATGGAAATTTTGTGTGTGGTCATGGAAAGTATTCGAACTACAAGGCAGTGTTCATTAACTGTCCATACTGGAATGCGTGGAGAGACAATGAGG TTCCACATAATTGAAGACCAGAATTATAAAGGGCGGGACAAAGCCATTGTTTTTCCTGCTCATACAACTATTGCTTTTAGTGTATTTGAACTCTACATTCATTTGGATGGTAATTTTG aaCTCTGCGTGACTCCAATTGCAAAAGGAGGATTTGAAAGAGAGAAATCTGGATCATCTTCACTGACCAAATTCAGGAGATTAAAGAATAATCTGTTTCATCGAA ATAAAGGAGTAGTGGAAATTGTTGCTAACTCCGATCCTTACTTGGAGGACCTTTTTGCAGATTATTATGAAAAAGCTGCAAGCATGACTGATCTCTCTACAAGCTATCTCAGAGACGGTTCTCATATCCGAATTAATTTGCTTAATAACAACATCCCCAAAGGCCCCTGTGTCCTTTGTGGAATGGGAAGTACAAAAAGGGAGACAGTCTATGGGTGCCTGGAGTGTTCTTTTAATGGACAGAAGTATGTACGACTGCATGCCGTGCCCTGTTTTGACCTCTGGCATAAGAGAATGAAGTAA
- the PLEKHA3 gene encoding pleckstrin homology domain-containing family A member 3, giving the protein MEGVLYKWTNYLAGWQPRWFVLDNGILSYYDSQDDVCKGSKGSIKMAVCEIKVHATDNTRMELIIPGEQHFYMKAVNAAERQRWLVALGSAKACLADTRTKKEKEISETNESLKTKMSELRLYCDLLMQQVHTIQEFVHRDETRSPPSIENMNEASSLLSATCNTFITTLEECVKIANAKFKPEMFQLPHPDPLVSPVSPSPIQMMKRSISHPGPCYSERINHSVKEPGSSLHRFSQRRRRTYSDTESYSDTLSEDSQRSAHCSRGAVNGDLVSSTIPEENKSVSKERSELEETLSSFSS; this is encoded by the exons ATGGAGGGGGTCCTGTACAAGTGGACCAACTATCTAGCGG GTTGGCAGCCTCGGTGGTTTGTTTTAGACAATGGGATATTGTCATACTATGATTCCCAGGATGATGTTTGCAAAGGCAGCAAAGGAAGTATAAAGATGGCTGTGTGTGAAATAAAAG TTCATGCAACAGACAACACAAGAATGGAGCTAATcatcccaggggagcagcattTCTATATGAAAGCAGTTAATGCAGCTGAAAGGCAAAGGTGGCTGGTAGCACTGGGGAGTGCAAAAGCCTGTTTAGCAGAtaccagaacaaaaaaagaaaaag aaataagTGAGACCAATGAATCTCTTAAAACCAAAATGTCTGAACTTCGTCTCTACTGTGATCTTTTAATGCAGCAAGTTCATACCATACAAGAATTTGTTCACCGTGATGAGACTCGCTCTCCTCCCAGCATTGAG AACATGAATGAAGCCTCTTCCTTGCTTAGTGCCACATGTAATACATTTATCACAACACTTGAAGAATGTGTGAAGATTGCTAATGCCAAGTTTAAGCCAGAAATGTTCCAGCTGCCTCACCCTGATCCCTTGGTTTCTCCTGTGTCACCATCACCTATTCAAATG atgAAGCGTTCCATTAGCCACCCTGGTCCTTGCTATTCAGAAAG GATTAATCACTCTGTAAAAGAACCAGGTTCATCTCTTCACCGATTTTCTCAGAGGCGCAGAAGAACATACTCGGATACAGAATCTTACAGTGATACACTTTCTGAAGATTCTCAGA GATCTGCCCATTGTTCTAGAGGTGCTGTCAATGGAGATCTGGTATCATCAACcattcctgaagaaaataaatcagtttcaAAGGAAAGATCTGAACTGGAAGAGACTCTTTCatccttttcctcctga